In one Oryza glaberrima chromosome 2, OglaRS2, whole genome shotgun sequence genomic region, the following are encoded:
- the LOC127761874 gene encoding AT-hook motif nuclear-localized protein 24-like, with product MDPVTASIHGHHLPPPFNTRDFHHHLQQQQHQLHLKTEDDQGGGTPGVFGSRGTKRDHDDDENSGNGHGSGGDGGDLALVPPSGGGPDGAGSESATRRPRGRPAGSKNKPKPPIIITRDSANTLRTHVMEVAGGCDISESITTFARRRQRGVCVLSGAGTVTNVTLRQPASQGAVVALHGRFEILSLSGSFLPPPAPPEATGLTVYLAGGQGQVVGGSVVGALTAAGPVVIMAASFANAVYERLPLEDDELLAAQGQADSAGLLAAGQQAAQLAGGAVDPSLFQGLPPNLLGNVQLPPEAAYGWNPGAGGGRPAPF from the coding sequence ATGGATCCGGTCACGGCATCAATACACGGTCACCATCTTCCTCCACCGTTCAACACCCGCGACTTCCATCACcatctccagcagcagcagcaccagctgcATCTCAAGACCGAGGACGACCAAGGCGGCGGCACTCCGGGTGTCTTCGGCAGCCGCGGCACCAAGcgcgaccacgacgacgacgagaacaGTGGCAACGGCCATGGaagcggtggtgacggcggtgaCCTCGCGCTGGTACCCCCCTCGGGTGGCGGACCGGACGGCGCCGGGAGCGAGAGCGCCACGCGCCGCCCGAGGGGACGCCCGGCGGGGTCCAAGAACAAGCCGAAGCCACCGATCATCATCACCAGGGACAGCGCCAACACGCTCCGGACGCACGTcatggaggtggccggcggctgcGACATCTCCGAGAGCATCACCACGTTCGCGCGACGCCGGCAGCGCGGGGTTTGCGTGCTCAGCGGCGCTGGCACCGTCACTAACGTCACGCTGCGGCAGCCCGCATCGCAGGGAGCGGTCGTTGCGCTCCACGGCCGGTTCGAGATACTCTCCCTCTCCggctccttcctcccgccgcccgccccgccgGAGGCCACGGGGCTCACCGTCTACCTGGCCGGAGGCCAGGGCCAGGTCGTGGGCGGCAGCGTCGTCGGCGCGCTGACCGCGGCTGGGCCTGTGGTGATAATGGCGGCGTCTTTTGCGAACGCGGTGTACGAGCGGCTGCCGTTGGAGGACGACGAGCTACTGGCGGCTCAAGGGCAAGCCGACAGCGCTGGGTTGCTCGCCGCGGGGCAGCAAGCGGcgcagctcgccggcggggCCGTCGATCCAAGCCTCTTCCAAGGACTACCACCAAACCTACTCGGAAACGTGCAGCTGCCGCCGGAAGCCGCCTACGGATGGAACcctggcgccggcggtggccgcccGGCGCCGTTCTGA